The nucleotide window GTAGCTCGCCGGCCTCATTGCACGTCTatgtaaaacacatgcaaattaaatgttaataatgctttTTGGCCTCACCTAGTCTTTGCCAGGGAGAATCGGTTTAAGAGTAAATGCTGCAGACTACTGTTGAGACTGCTTTAAGATACACAACTTACTTGAAAACTTCTATATATGCTCTTTCAGTCAAAGTCATAGTCTGTGTATATGATGAtgtcattctaaaatgcggaagtgcgcctgttttcacgattgttttagaacttccgattgaGTCGCCTgtgagagaaatgactaggaataataaacggcagaaaacggccAAACtaattgctctacaaacaaatgtttgcattactatacagaccaagtagaataatataataagaaaatatcagtttgcgacatcaagcagcgtaacgagcagtttttaacctctaaaaataaatggaagtgaatgagagcggaagtcTTCAGcctaaaagattcaaatggctgcgcccgcttgtcggcaaagaataaggtgaatacagcagtggaaataagtattgaacatgtcatgtttttttcctttaaataatatttctgaaggagctgttgactgaaccagattttggtaaaaacccaaacaatacaaacataacaataaaataaaacataaaaatctgaacaatgagttctgtgtaataacaatgacagaaggagaaaatgctgaactactgaaatgtatttaatacttcatataaaaCTTCAACGGAGTGTAAAAATCTTTattgttctgtgggtctcgtctatcaaatctgatatttatgttgtattttcaattggattcgagtcaggtgattggctgaaccattctacagcttgatttttctttctctgaaagcattagagagtttctttggctgtgttttggatcattcaGGGTGTCCATGGCGTCTTAAAAATTATTGAAAATTGATACATCAATTTAGAggaatttaaggcccttaaaaagtatcaAAGGCTATTTTACAAGGCATTAAATTTGGTATCGGTTTGCTAAATTTTACCAGAATTAAATCATTGAATATTGGGATGTTGTGCagtttatcaaataaaaaaaatcctgttaGATTTGGCATCACACTGCTTTGTTTATTGCAGTAACCAGGGAAACACTGTTTTTCCTGCTGCTGTAAaggcgccacctgctggattaacatttttaatctgtatataaatacagttttagttTAGGATTCATTTCTTGCAATCAGTGTTTAGTAAATATGCTGCAAGTTAAAATGTCCACAATGTTACTGGTTGGAAGCCTGAATTGGTGATGAGATCTTAAATTGTATGCATAGAGTcttataaaaagtcttaaaaggtattgaattttaaTCTCCGATTCCTGTATAccatcattgtcttgctgaaatcttTACCCTTggtttatcttcatcatcctgataatgatGTTGCACTAAAGCAGCGAAAATGTATTTGCACTAAGGAAAAGCAGAGGGTTGCAGAAAaactgctgagagatttcagttgctgtctgggctttcactgcctttctaaacctccctttcttcatgtgttcaatgctttTTCCCTGGTGTCTTTTCATCTTAATACACAAaactttgtaaactaattagatttgttttctttgcatatttagatttctttggttgttatccaCATTCAGTATAAATTTTAagccaacagcacctttagaaataggttttttgGAAAAAATGGTgtggtgttcaatacttattttccccgctgtatattaTAATTCATCTGGTATTATATAATAAagtagaaaactttttttttaaattatgactgACAATATTTTCGATATTTATATTATCAATATTCGTATTAAATGTCTGCCAAAACAACTAGCGACAATCATTTCTTCTTGAAGAAACAATTCCTGGTGACTTTAACCTTTGCTATTTGCTTAAAAGTGAAGTCACTTGTCTGTTAATGAGATTAGGAAGTGCTACGAGTGAGCAGTGTTGTTTGTTGCTAAGTCTGTCTAAACCCTGCCCCTTAAGCTACTTATAGTAACACAGCAAATATATCTTTGAGTCGTGCGTGCACTTAGGAGGAAAAGAGAGGCTTAATGTGATCATGCAGACAGCAATGAATTGTGGGAGGATGGAGATCATCTTTTATTCAGAGTTAGATCAATAAACATTTTGGGTACTTGGTATTGGGTAAAACTGGAAGTGTACAAATCCCTTTTTAAAGAAACTGCGttacaaattaaaaacacaatcttGTTGCATCGTAAGCTTGACCTCTGGATGGTCTTACAGTTAAATGTAGATATAATTATCATACAATTCCTATTCAGCTTCAAATCAGATGATGTATTCATTTCACTGTTAATCAGTTGCCTGAACTTGACAAGTCAAGCACAGATTCTGTCATGGTTTGCTGCCAAATGTGTCCAGAACTTCTAAAATTCCACAAGAATACTGAGAGGCCAGTGGATCAACATCATGCATAGCTTATATTTGgcttgtatatataaaaaaataaataaatgaatgcatgcaaGGAATGCATTACCTTGGAATTGAACCCATGACCTTGCTTGTATTAGCTCCCTTCCCTACTGTTGCAAACCGATCATTAGCCAATATCCATGTCCATTAAAATAAAGAAGTGTTGGTTTCCAATGACTCAATCTAAAACACACCAGTAGCAGCGTGAAAACTGGCTATAATAATGGTGGGAATTACATTTACGCCTAATTTTCTGCAAGTAATAAATTGTTTAGCATGTATCAGCCATAAGGCACCTAGCTGGTTCAGTCTCGGACATTGCAGGACCCACATCAGTCGACCACTACTCAACTCCCACGTTTAAGTCACAAGTAACTGTTAGATGCTCTTCTGACTGATTTTATCCACCCTTCCCAAAACGGTCGCTCCGGCAGCATTTTCCACCCCTCGCAACCATTCCGAACACTTCAGCAGGATGCTCTGATCCACACCTTGCTCTTCATCTTCCTCATACTCCACGTCGTCGTATCGGTGACGCTCGTTGAGAAGAGAGATCTTCACCAATGGGATATTGGATCGAAAACTTGTCTTGGCCGCTAGACGGTCTTTAGGTTGCAGGGATGTTGAGTTGTTTCGACTTGCGCGGAGCTGCTTCTCACGGTTGCGTCTCTGCAGGAGCAAAGTGGCCTCGGGAGTCAAGTTGAGAGAGAAGTTTGATTCGCTATTCAATCCGTGGCTTGATCCGGAGGAGGCTGGAGGACTGGAAGGCTCCATTGGGATGCTTGTTGCTGAAACGCTAATAGGAAGCCTTTTCTTGCTTGAGGTGTTGGTTGTAGAGATCGGGATGCCTGAAGTACTTTTAGAGGAACTTGTTGGACCTGCAGGTCTTGAAGGCAAAACCCACGTATTCCTTCCCTCCATCCTTAATCCTGAGGTGGCTCGACTGGTGGGCAGCTTGCTTTTATGCGGCGTGGCCTTCTTGCTTAACTTTTTAAGCCGCTCCTTCACAGAACTTTTCTCTTCTGTGGTCGTAACCAGAATGACAGGAGACGGTCCTGGAAGTTTTTCTTTGCTGGAGTTGGGTAGACTCCGAGGTCTGGTTACAGGTGGGAAAGGCATCTTGGAGATGTAGAGGAACAAGTAGGACAGAAATTCAGTCTTGGAGGTGCAGTGCGGCAGGAAGGGGATGTGATCTTTGGCATGATCAAGACAGCTATTTGTTTTCAGAGTTCCGAACATCCACTTCTTTCTTCAGACGCAGTCACTCTGGAAATGGCACGCGGGAATGGTTTGGCTCTTTATAGGATGCCGGGGCTTTAAAGGGGCTTGGCTGAGGAACGATGTGTGAATCCTCTGGCCTAGGTAAGCCTGACACGTGGAGATTAAGGGTTGCATAATGAACAGTGATGCAAACCACCGTAGAGAAAGTTTACATCCTTGCTTACCTGTGGGATTGCAAAGGTAGTTGTGTATACGAGACTAGGCTAAGATATCTTACAGATTTAACATGGGTTAAATTCGACTCAGCAGATTTGGTGGTCAAAAGTGTTAGTTGGAAATGTAGTTCCattgcacaggtgtcaaattccTGCTGGGCTGCTGCTCTGCACAGTTTCTGcacaccctaatcaaacacagctgatcctcATAATTGAGATGTTCAATAgaatcttgaacaccttgattaggtggaatagctgtgtttgattagggttgaatcaaaactgcagagctgcggtcctccAGGAACTGATTTTGACACCTGTGTTCCAAAGCATCAGTCTGTTTATAATTGACTAAAGGGTATTTGTTGTTGAGTGTACACTGAAGTTTTATATTTTATGGTAGTCCGTTTCAGTGCCAGTCAAGTATCTGATCAACACGTGTCTAATCGTTTTCCCAATTAAAGGATCTACTGGACCTAATCTTTTTAAGAAGGTCACGTTATCTCTTTCACACACAGTCTGTAAGTTTTCATTTACTTCTGGCAGGAGGTAATCATTCACAACCTAAATATAACAGCTCATTACTGAGGTTAGGCCAAGACCTAAAAACTTCTGTCAGGGAGGAGAGACATTTGACATCATTTGATTAGTTTTTATtagaccttaattttttttaatgcatcttCTCTTTATTTCTGTCAACCACACTAAAACTGCATTTTAGTCACTTGCATGTTGTTGTATAGACTCTAACAGTGTAGCTGTACTTTACCCTGAGAGCTTTCAGTTTTAAAGATATTAAGAGTTTAGTGAGACTGTTCTTAAAGGTTCCATGTAATTAAAATACGTTTTTTTCATatatgttagtatcagtattctTAATTTTTAGGATACCTATAAGctagtgcactgaaaaaaaaattattcaaagatgattccttggatttactcaatttctttatgttaagaggtggtaaacaatttatttgggctgaatttaaacaaacaaattaagttgaacattactaaacttaatttgtttgtttaaattcaacacaaacaaattgtttgcaacagttctgcatgcaacacttttttcagtgtgtgcaccaaaacagtgacaatttaAGATTCAAAGATATAAAGCTGATATAAACATgtgaagcttgtagtttgtcacttcagcctaaatggatcaacggttttaatcacgtcacctcatacttcagttctcatcaaatcatgaccaatcaaatgctctctagtatctgacatgccccacccccttatTTTGCCGTGCTCGAGATCAATCACTTACTGGCAGAGcgatgataaaacaaaatgctattggctgttattttaaaaagggaggagctactcaaacattgaataaaaatgcatattataagcacttcacaggacctttaagtgTGAAACAATAAgaaacacctgggctagctaatcaagctcttactaggctttctagaaacatccatgcaggtgtaaggcaagttggagctgaaatctgcaggacacctgccctccaggtctgagtttggacacccctggtgtaggtcatgggtctcaaactccaACCTTAATGAAACAAGTAATCGAGTAGTTCCAAAATGTCTCGAATATCTTGATTAGTTGCATCaactgtgtttgattaaggttgaagCTAAGTTGTGCAGAGCTCAGAAATTGGCCCTCAGGAGCAGCTCTCCGGGAATTGAGTTTTAGACCCATGGTGTAGATGCCAGCATATTGCCCAAGTAGTTTTCGGACATCTTTTAAAGACTGCTTTTAATGCTGCATTTTTTGAGGGGACAATGTGTTTAACTGATCCTGATTAACATCCGTTTGTCATTTAAATGCAATGGCTTTCTTCGTGAGGGggtttggggtcaccacagcattgTTTCCCGATACGCTGttatgttatgacagctgttaaAGGGATAAATTAGCCAAAAATTAcagttgtcatcatttactctccctttaaagtttctttcttctgttgaatacaaataaaacctgtaaccactgacttccacattttttatttttcctactatagaagtcaatggttacaggtttccagatgtatttaaaatatcttcttaggTGTTTAACAGAAGGAAGGATTTGAATcatttaagggtgagtaaatatttattttgggtgaactatccctttacagaAAGAGAAACAAGTCTCTGTTAGCAGACATGAGGAAAAGTACAACTTTTCCTGACAGGATCTTTCAGCGTTGTTGACTAGTGTGGCCTGCTGTATATTCTGATATTAGTATTTTTTGCAAGACCTACATGTTGCAAATATTTTCAGAATACACATTTCCTCTCTGCTCTCTTTGAAATCACAGGTCAGAATAGTTACTAGCAAAGGGATTTAGTTTGTACACAGTTGTGTGGGTTAATCAGGCATGATTAGCCtaagcaacaaagacagtgagtGCTGAGTCTGTGCCAAGGatatttttgtaaatgaaaacgaagatgtatatttatatataaaacaaatccaCTAAATCGAACAAAACCACTAACataaccaaatgtaaaactagtatcaaaataaaaacattttaaaaagcaaaactaTAATAAGCTCGGTCTGTGCCTAAACATATAGGGAACAGTTTCctcttaaatgtcattttaaacaaaacGTCGTCAGCATTCTCCAAATGATGGAGATAACAGTCTAATCAGACCTGCAAGTTGTTTTTATGAGGTATGAGGTGGTGTAGaagcttagcctcggacagcacTTTGGAGCAGTGGCTCCCTCTTGTGGACATGAGTGATGTGTGCAATTCATTCTTTCAACATTAGACGGAAGAATATCACATTGTGAACAGCAACAGTGGCTGACCAACCATACAGTGACCAATGCATCTTATTTTGGAGAACTTAAGTTGTAAATATTGAAACAACCTGCTGCACTCAAGATTGCTCAAACTGGAAACATCTATACAAAGTCGACTTAGTGTTGTACTTTTTGTAAGTGCTTTACTGTCaatattttcatttctgtgtaaTACAACTTTCAGTTATTATTAAAGTGACACATTTACATTTCAAACAAATTAACAGCAAACACCACATTAGAGTTCCTCTTTCTGTGCAGCTTTCTGGTCTTCTAGATATTTCTTTCTCCGCTGCTcctcctgcaacacacacacacacacacagaggactGTGAGTCTGCACAGTGataatgtatgtattatataatctaATGGGAGATACCTTGGCTTTCTCTGTCTTGGCTTTTTCAATTTCTATTTTCATGAATGTTACTATAGGCTTCAGCTTCCTCTTGCCAGAATAGGGTATCACCTGGAAAATAGGTTTAGTATGATTatttcaaaatacaacacaatttATTAACCTTtgtgtcaaaaaaacaaaaacaaaaaaacagccttTCTGCAAGGTCTCAAAAAGTCTTAagatgtcttaaatctcaaaatctaaTTGTTAGGGCCTTAcaaagtcttacatttactgaaatattgtgttgtaggtctttaatcttctttaaacaggtcttaattttcctttgtttaagTATTGCTACCAAATTTGGCCAAAACCcaaacaatcaccaacaatcatctcaataaaactttaactttttaatttaaaaaagtaatttttaactttatttatcataatgatttaattttttttccttacaataatatttgtttaaaggtTCTCTATGTATTTTCTGCTGAGGAcgctgacctggacagattgctgtgcatatatttagtttattttaaaacgtttaaaacatttgttcatttttattttattttaaaggaagTTTATGGTgtaaaaaaagtgtatggatgcaactagagcttgcttgtttttacacaatgtttaaaatattttgctaaaaaatttaaatgtaaaatatttaaattgtttattattaaagtattattgtattatttaataatatatattttgtttgatagggcaaataaaaatattttccatctgggccatttgaaaaatgctTAAGCCGTTAACCCTTAATGGGTCTAAAAttccattcataatggtcttaaaaagtcttaaatttaacttggtgaaacctgcagaaaccctgaataaaATCACTTTAAAGTGGACAAAAAGGTCTGTCACAAAacatcataaaaaatatattataatcttTATTTCAACTTTAACTGACACAATTTTTTTCTCCAGCATCGGttctaattataattattatatatttttttattttaaatatatactttattGCACAGACAGGTCaaatataaaacacacaacagaaaaacaacactTCAAACTAGAACTATCGAACATtacgtacaaacacacacacacacacacacacacacacacacacacaaacaaaccgcTCGGTAGAAATGACAAATCTATACAGAcccttttaaatgtataaaaaataaacaaatgaaattaaatataaaagtatatagtCCATAAATATAAGGGGGGAAAAAGAGAGAGGaaatgacacaatctacattgtaaaaagcgctatataaataaacatgaatttaattgaaataaagaataaagacaaGTTTACCCCTGACAAACTCAGTCAGAATCTAATGAGGTCAAAAAAAGTTTGAATGGGGGTCCAAGTTTGATAGAATTTGTCAGTAGAGCCCTGAATGAAATCCTTCACCTTTTCTAGAAAAAGAAATCACGTAAGATCTATTAACCTGCTATTGAAAGGGGAAGGTGTTGGACACttccaaagaagcaaaatgtatCTTCTCGCAACCGGTAAAGCAAATGCAATAACCTCAGATTGTTGTTTTGAGAGAAGAGATGTTAATTCTAATTCTAATTATTAAACattcattactttattttaatgctttaaatgcTGGTTTGTTTATAAAATGTCAGTTTAATATGCAGCAGGTGCTCACTGTCAGTGGCCGCAATCCTCTGTTAGGAAATGTTTTTTAAGATATGAAATGACTCAAGCATCACATATTTAAAGGTTTGTCAGTGAAAACCCCTCTTAACTCAAGCTATGTCTAAAATCTACCagaccaacaacaaaaaaatctacttttgtgaggtgaaaacaaaaacagtgtTCAGAATCTTCTGCACTTCATCAAAATCAAGCGCACTCtgtacaacaacaaataatagatGTAAAAGTGCAATCAAGTGTAATGTCTAAATGTATTTAATGAGGCTGAATTATTAAATTTTCAATACATGCCTAAGCCAACATGTCTGCAGTTGTTATGAggcaaaattatatataaaaaaaactgaaaattaagcACAAATAATAACACAACAACATGGCTGGCAATCATCATCACTGTTTTCACATTGAAATAGTATTCTGAATATGATGATGATATTTTTCTAACAAAAGCAGACTACTTACTCTCTCTGAATAAAGCGCTGGAAATAatttgatggatggatatttCTCTCCCAGATGAAGGTGTATGTCATTGGCAGTAATGTCAATTTTGGCGACGACGACACCTTGAATTTGACTGAAGTGATCAGCAAGCTCCTCCCACAGTGGAAACAGAGCACGACATTCACTGTTCCATGGTGCGTCTATTGAAATAATGAGCATACAGAGAtttctacatacagttgaagtcacaattattaagCATCGAcctgtaaatttattttttaattcttttaagtTTTTTACCtaacttttattaaatattgaaattaatttatgttgacagtagataatgttttactagatattttttaagatactagtattcagcttaaagtgacatttaaaggcttaactaggttaaataggcaagttaggctaattaggcaagtcattgtatagcgattaaaaatatagcttaatggagctaataatattgaccttaaaatgtttaaaaaaaaatgtgaactgcttttattctaaccgaaatacaacaattaagactttcttcagaagaaaaaatataggaaatactgtaaaaaaatccttgctctgttaaacatcattttggaaatatttaaaaacacagtagggctaatcattttgacttcatttGTATGATCAAAACGCACAGTTACAGCTCTTTACTCGTATCGTGTACCTACAAGCTAACTGAAGGAAAACAATACTGTTATATACATCAAGATGGAGCTTAATGTACCTACAGAACAACACAATCACGTTGTTGTTATGATTGAAGGCCACTTTTTCAAAGTTCATCCCAACCAGTTCTTTAACTGGCTGCGTGTCCCAGTTTGCAGGAACTGGTTCACTTTGCATCTTAGGCTGTAACACACAAAAAGAGAGACTGTGTCAAGCATTATTAGAAAGTtaagctttattgtcattgtgTGGAACAAAAATGTCGTGTCTTGCAGGACCACAGTGccacaaaaataaacaatcat belongs to Danio rerio strain Tuebingen ecotype United States chromosome 1, GRCz12tu, whole genome shotgun sequence and includes:
- the si:dkeyp-57d7.4 gene encoding uncharacterized protein si:dkeyp-57d7.4, whose protein sequence is MFGTLKTNSCLDHAKDHIPFLPHCTSKTEFLSYLFLYISKMPFPPVTRPRSLPNSSKEKLPGPSPVILVTTTEEKSSVKERLKKLSKKATPHKSKLPTSRATSGLRMEGRNTWVLPSRPAGPTSSSKSTSGIPISTTNTSSKKRLPISVSATSIPMEPSSPPASSGSSHGLNSESNFSLNLTPEATLLLQRRNREKQLRASRNNSTSLQPKDRLAAKTSFRSNIPLVKISLLNERHRYDDVEYEEDEEQGVDQSILLKCSEWLRGVENAAGATVLGRVDKISQKSI